The following are encoded in a window of Bos javanicus breed banteng chromosome 12, ARS-OSU_banteng_1.0, whole genome shotgun sequence genomic DNA:
- the LOC133258030 gene encoding histone H2B type 1-K-like, with the protein MPEPAKSAPAPKKGSKKAVTKAQKKDGKKRKCSRKESYHVYMYKVLKQVHPDTGISSKAMGIMNSFVNAIFEQIAGEASRLAHYNKRSTITSREIQTALSLLLPGELAKFGP; encoded by the exons ATGCCTGAACCGGCTAAGTCTGCTCCTGCCCCTAAAAAGGGCTctaaaaaagctgtgaccaaggcccagaagaaggaCGGCAAGAAGCGCAAGTGCAGCCGCAAGGAGAGCTACCACGTGTACAtgtacaaggtgctgaagcaagtCCATCCGGACACCGGCATCTCGTCCAAGGCCAtgggaatcatgaactccttcgtcAACGCCATTTTTGAGCAAATCGCTGGCGAGGCATCACGCCTGGCGCATTACAACAAACGCTCgactatcacatccagggagatccagactgCCTTGAGCTTGttgctacctggggagctggccaa ATTTGGTCCTTGA